Genomic segment of Panicum virgatum strain AP13 chromosome 2K, P.virgatum_v5, whole genome shotgun sequence:
TATGATACCCCGTCGCCGAGTTATCGTGTCTAACTGGCATAGTAGACTGACGCACGTGGCATAAGTGGTgccagcggctgtactgtgcaccttggtaacgcgcaaccaacagtacagcctggcaaaagtctcctcgggctctgctgcggCAGAGCACACTTAACGTCtcccgtattgaatgcggtaAGTGGGCAAGTCTTCCAGgggaagcttggcagccgcgctcgtacctgcgcctgcggacacgtggcggctccggacccccctatgcggggtgtctgttccctccctacTGAGGGGTCCGGGTAGTACCTGGGGTCCGGAGCCGGCAGGGTCCGGGACTCCCAGGGAGGTCCGGGGGCTCTATCTGTTTTGGCTGAGAACTACCTCCTCCGGAatacgtggcgtcaccggacccttcccaAGCGGGgtacgggtccggggccgttggccggGAGAGCAGGGCTcgggaccacaggggtccggctgctcgtccgtcagggcgtagttaaggataaccacGAGGCTTTTGCCttgacatagcaagagggggtacctcagtcctggggtaccgacaatatCCAACGCACaatgctaattattgattaattattgGCGCTTAGGTATGTATTGTTATtattaattttgaattttgagaaAGCGCTTGGTTATTATTGGTTTTGTGTAGACATGTTGGCAATGTCGTCGTTCTTGCAACGTTGTAAATAAAGCATTAGTGCCTTGGGCCAGCTCTCTGCAGCTACTGAGCTATACACAACACCACAGCTGCAGGAAATCGCCAATTGGAAAGGATGGAGACCTCGATCGCCTTCGTGCTGCTGTTCTCTCTCCTCGCCGTCTCGTCCGTGGCGGAGAAGTTCGATTTCTTCTACCTTGTTCAACAGGTGATCGATCCATATATAGCTAGTAGATAGTACTTTCTTCTTTCTTGTCGCTGCATGTTTCTGAACGCGCATTGCGTGCACCACCGCCGGATCTCTAACGACGCGCGCGTTCGCCGGTGCACATGCTGCAGTGGCCGGGGTCGTTCTGCGACACGCGGCAGGGCTGCTGCTTCCCGGACACGGGCAAGCCGGCGGCGGAGTTCGGCATCCACGGGCTGTGGCCCAACTACGCCAagtgcggccgcggccgcggggaggagctcgccagCGCCGTGCTCGGCGAGGACGACGTcgccttcttctccggcgccgtGGGGCGGCGGGGCAAGTGCTGGCCCGAGTTCTGCGACGACGGCAACGCGCTGAGCctgtgggaggtccgggacctGGTGGCGTCCCTGAACCGGAACTGGCCGACGCTGTCGTGCAAGAGCGGGCGCAGCTTCGAGTTCTGGAGCTACGAGTGGAAGAAGCACGGCACCTGCTCCAACCTCGCGCAGCACGACTActtcgcgcgcgcgctcgcgatCAAGGCGGCGTACAACCTCACCGCgatcctcgccggcgccgggatCGTGCCGTCGGACACGGCGACCTACTCGCTGAGCAGCGTGAGGGACGCCATCGCGCAGGGGACCGGGTTCACGGCCAACCTCGAGTGCAACCGCGACGCCGACGGCAACGCGCAGCTGTTCCAGGTGTACCAGTGCGTGGACCGGCAGGGGAAGAAGCTCATCGACTGCCCGCTGTCCATGCCCACCAAGTGCTCCAGCGACCAGCTCAAGCTGCCGCTCTTCTGATTCTCGTTTGTGTATATGTAAAAACGCCCCTGAATTCTGAAGGCATTATTGGCCGGTCGGCGGCATTGTGTTTGTGTGTGGGTTAGCTGTTTGAAAGCGGATTTTCGAATAATGTGTTTTCCTTCATGACGATCGGGGAGCTCATTGCATTGTTCTTACACGCAGCTTTAATTTACAGTACGAGGGCTAACCTCGTGGCAGTATTCAGCAATGTGTCTTTCCGGATGCAGCTATCTCCACTCCAATAGGCCAGTAGTCTCTTGCCTGATTCGCTTAAACACAAACAATGAGTATTTCATCACATACACTTCTCCACAGGGTCCAGCGATCGAGAGTTGTTAATGTAGTGGGTTAACCTTAGGAGCGGACGCGGTACTTACGTGTGTACAGATGTACACCTAATAATCTGGGTAGAAAAATCGTACTAGTCAGCACAACATATATAGACTTTTTTTATCAGGTTACGTTGCTTTGTATTGAGCCCAAACATGTCAAATAACCCTATCTAGCAACACAACAACATCTTTAGTTATGGGCTGGCCTCTTCTTTCCTGGTTGTCAGCTGGCCCAAGTGAGAAGAACGAGCGGAGGACCGTGctcatctttcttttcttgactCCACACCCCTATTTCTTTAGCTCCAGCGATATCAGGAGCGATATGGAGGGAGTGCCGCTGCTCACAGCCGTGACACCACCGCATGGATGTCCAACTTTCAGTTGAGCAATTATTCTAGCTAGTTTCTGACTTTAATTTGTGTATATGATGCAATCGGTTCGTACTTGATGCAAGTGCAATTTGAAGTCAgtaatgcatttttttttctaagttTTAGTACCTCGCGGtctaaaaaaaaaagcatcGTTCTTGATTTGAAATATTTGTATAGCAGAAGCGGTATTTTTTAAGCGACTACTATCTGTACTACCCCAATTCTAAAACTATAGCGACAAAGCAAAGTTTAAAGCAATTTTAATTTTCTCCCCCTCTCTTTCATGGATTCTTCATTTTTTCTTTATAACAGCTCGTTTACTCTATGTACACTTAATATAAAAAATCCTGCGTCCACCACTGTTTAACCCCATCAAAATGAGAAAATTGCATATTTAGGACTCCAAACATCGCGCTTTATAGTTTGCGGGGAGGCCACGGTCACCGTGGTGGAACAGGCCGATGGCGAGCAACCGCGTGGAGTGGAGCGCCTCGATTCTATAGTCGGCCAAACGGACCAGGCCAAATGGATGGCCCTAAGCACAATCCGAAAAAAAGGTGGGCCGTGCTTGGGTCACCACTCCGACCTATAGTGCTACCCGAACACGACCCGTTTAATCAGAATCGGCCTGGTGAAATAGGAAAAATCCTACCCTAACTTCTCCTGATTATCCGGCCGCTGCCGCGACGGCAAATGTTAGGAGTCGCTCGGGCTACTAGCAGTCAAACCATCGCACAAAGCCTAATAACTACTTTTTGTtccgaaacaaaaaaaaattctaaataaattttttgtattactagaataattaaaaaattgttCCGAAACAAAATAAATAGGCCAGTTTGTTGAACCAGTTTATGTCCAATAATATAAAATCTAGTGGGTGATAGGTTTGCTGGGATCACCCGCGTGACCCGCAGCAGCGTCCGCCGCGACCGCTTCCTCTCCCCTGCTCGGCGCCGCTTCACTCCTGCTCGCCGTCCGTCTGGCTGCCGCTCTCCCGCGGCTTCACCAGCCGGGCCGCCCGTTTGGCCATCTGTACTCGACGCGCTCGTTCCGGTCGCATGAGCTGAAGATTGCTCCCGAGCCCTCGACGAGATATATACTACAGCATCATCGGAGTCCGGCCTCGAGATTTGATTTGATCCAAGCAGTCGGATAAGGGTTCAGACGAGGCAGGGGTAGTTTCAGTTGACAATTGccaaataaaaaagaaactGCCGCACTCGTTTTTTTCGTTTCATGCCCATGCCCCGCTCATCAGATCCATTGTCCGCTGACCTAGCACCCTGGCGTGGCCAATGAAGCAGCCGGATCAAGTTAAAGGAGCACGAATTCCACAAACGATGCCACGACATAAGATTCCAGGGCGATTGCGAGAAAAACAATGGCACCGAACTCGTAATTATTGATTGGATTAGCCCTGCCAATTCCCCCCCCGTACATGAACTACTGATTCTACACGCTATCTCCGCCTTACAACTATCTAGACAGTACATGTTACCAAGTTGCTATTGTGTCAACGCTTAGAACTTATAAGTAGTCATCGCTCGCATCGATCGCGCTGCACACCCACCGAGATTAGTGGAGCAAATCGCCGAGATCGAGCAGCAAGCAGGATCCATATGATGAAGCTCGCGGTCGCCTGCGGCCTCGTCCTGCTTTCTTCTCTCCTCGCCGTCTCGTCGACGGCGGAGCAATTTGATTTCTTCTACTTTGTGCAGCAGGTGAGATCGATGTGCTTCGTTATCTTGTTGCTGGGCTGGCACATGATTTTTCCCTCTCTGAACAACCAATAACTCGCTGCACGAACACGCGCAGTGGCCGGGGTCCTTCTGCGACACGTGGAGGGGGTGCTGCTTCCCGGACACCGGCAAGCCGGCGGCGGACTTCGGCATCCACGGGCTGTGGCCCAACTACGCCACGTGCCATGGCCGCGACGACGACGCCTTCTCCATCGTGGGGCGGCGGGGCAAGTGCTGGCCCGAGTactgcgaggaggaggacggcaaCGCGCTGAGCCCGTGGGAGATCCGGGACCTGGTGGCGTCCCTGTCCCGGAGCTGGCCGACGCTGTCGTGCAGGGGCGGGGACAGCTTCGAGTTCTGGAGCTACGAGTGGAAGAAGCACGGCACCTGCTCCAACCTCCGGCCGCACGACTACTTCGCGCGCGCGCTCGAGCTCAAGGCGGCGCACAACCTCACCGccatcctcgccggcgccggcatcgTGCCGTCGGACACTGAGACGTACCCCATGAGCGGCGTCGGCGACGCCATCGCCGCGGCGACCGGGGCCACGGCGAACCTGCAGTGCAACCGCGACAAGGACGGCCAGACGCAGCTGTACCAGGTGTTCCAGTGCGTCGACCGGGAGGCGAAGAACCTCATCGACTGTCCGCTGCACATGCGCAGCCGGTGCTCCGGCGACAGGGTCAAGCTGCCCCTCTTCTGATCGCGCGCGGTCTCACGAACGACGATGGTGGCCCGAAGGACGGCCGGCGACGcggggcggccatggcgcgcgcggcggcatcTGATCGGCATTTGTGTTGTTGTGCCATTCTTCCAGCTCGATTTCTTAACTGTACTGCTGGTCCTGGTCTTGATCAGATGAATAatagatttgatttgattttttttctgagaAAAGCTTGCGCCCTAGAAATTGTTTGCTTGCGCCCTAGAAATTGTTTGCTTGTTAGAACGAACAACGAGGAGCGCTCGAACTCACGCGAAATACAGTAGACCTACGACCACGCACATGTCGATAGATACATTGACCTGCGACTCGCATCATAACAACCAAGTCCGATGTGCTCCAGCCTCGATCCACAGCTGGGCCTCTTGCTTGATGCGGTCCATGAGCTCCTTCATAGACTGACCGGCATGGAGAGCGTGTCCCgtcggccgccccgccgcccctccctcttttttttttgaaggtcaCGTCTGTTACTTTGAACGATTTTTCCCTTCAATTCTTTTGGATACACACAGGCGGTACACGGGCTGCTCCATGGATGGGAGTGAGGCAATTGGGTTTGGTTTAATGGGCCATGTAGTCAGTTTAGTGGGCCTAAATAGGGTCTGTCAAGCTGCGCTGCGCTGCGACGCGAATCCCGCTCCCCGACCTGACGGGCCGTAGCTGCAGTTAAACGGAAAGCCCATGGTATCTTTCAGCCCGTCTTGAGTGTGATGTGCGGCCCGAACTGTTGGCGGGCTTTGTGGCCCGTCTAGAGAGTAGAGAGTGATGATGGCCTTAACGAACCTACAGCACCGTCCTGCAGCCGCTCGTTATCCTGCAGCCAGTCACTTGAACAGCACCTATCCTCTTGGAGCCTTGGAGCTTGGAGGTATCCGCAGGTTAACTGTCCGAAAGGGATTTCTGGATGAGCTGGCAGGTTGGTCTCCTGCAGACTGCAGCTGCTGCTCTGTTTCCTCGTGCTTCACGTGTGTCCACAGCTCTTTCCCGTTCCCGCGCGTGTATGGCCAAAACAATCTAATGAGTATCGTGTCCCGCTTAGCCTAATCCATAAAGCCACTTCGACCAACCTCTCCGAATGATGCCAGAAACCGTGTGATAATGATGGCCAGTGGCGGCGCTTGCCTTGTGAGTACATTGAGTTGAGCTCTGGAAGGTACATATAAGGTAAAAAAGTAGACTTATCactgttttttatttttctacggGTGCATCGGCACCCACGCGCTGCAATGGAGATTGCCCTGTAGCACGCGCGTGCTGAGCCTATAATTCCACGGCCGAGTCGCCGGCCGGGGAGCACTCCAACACTGGACACAGACCCCAGCCCAAGTATCCTTGAGCTTCGGAAGCTCGAGAGCAGAAAGCAAGCATGGCACTACACCACCACGGCTCCCTCGCCGTCCTCCTGCTTGCTCTCGCCGTCGCCTGCAAGGCCACGGATTTCGATTTCTTCTACCTTGTCCAGCAGGTAAAACTCGCCGGCATCAATGGCCTCGCGCTCTTTGCTACTCCTGTACACCGATCAATTGTTCTTTGGTTTGCACAGTGGCCTGGCTCGTACTGCGACACCGAGGCCGGCTGCTGCTTCCCGGGCGACGACAAGCCGGCCGCGGACTTCGGCATCCACGGCCTCTGCCCAAACTACGTCGCGTGCCGCCCCGACGCCGCCACCCCGAACAGGACTGGCCCGACTTCTGCAACGCCACGGACACTCTCAACCCCCTCGCTGGTAAGTGTCCATCTCTTAAAATGGCTCGCGGCTCAGCATCGGTGATGGCAACGCGACCGTCCGATCCGCAGATCGCGGACATGGAGGCCGACCTGCGCCGGAGCTGGGGGACGCTGTCGTGCAGGAGCAAGGACGCCATGGACTTCTGGAGCCACGAGTGGAGCCGCCACGGCACCTGCTCCGGCATGCCACAGCACGCCTACTTTCGGGCCGCCCTCGACCTCAAGGCCCGGCTCGACCTCACCGGCGCCCTCCTCGACGCCGGGATCGTGCCGTCGGACGAGGCGGAGTACTGCCTGGGCCGTGTCCGggacgccgtggccgcggcgccgATGGTGGAGTGCAACCGGAGCTAGCGCAACGAGACGCAGCTGTACCAGGTGTACGTGTGCGTGGGCCCCGACGCCCGGACCCTCGTcccctgcccgccgccggcgcagcgtGGCTGCACCGACACGATCAAGTTCCCACCGTTCTAGCACAATGCTTTCGCGCGTTTCAGTCTTTTCAGAGGGGAATAGGCAATAGCTGAGTTGAGATGCTGCCATTTGCGTTTCTAGGGGATCCGGTTGTTTTCACTTTTCAGCATTTGCATCTCGCAAAGattcagagttttttttttcttttcattgtTCCGTCCAACTCCAATCTTCAGTAGAAAAAGAATGTTTTGTGTGCAGTGCTACAAAACCGGCACAGCCCAGCATCCCAGACCTGACACAAGACGATGGCCAATTCTTCAGCAGGCTCAGTTCAACgctgcctcctgctgctgctgcacgtaCGCGATGCCCTTGTCGATGCTGGCCTTGAGCTGCGGCTTGAGGGCCTCCAGCGCGCGCGCCTCGTAGTCCGAGAGCCCCCTGAGCTCCGATcccaccgcctcctccacccctTCCCTCCCGAGCTTCACCCTGGACGCGAAGAACGGGAGCTCCGGCACCACCTGGGACTGCACGTACGCGCACTCGTACACGTCGGCGTCGCCGTCGAGCCCCCGCAGCGACGCCTCCAGGAACCGCGCCTCGGCGTACGCCATGGACAGCGTCGCGGACtcggcgccggccatggcctccACCACCTCGGTGCCGGCGTTCTGGACCCTGGCCGTGAGCTCCTCGACCTCCTCGTCCGTGAACGCCGCCTTGGGCCGCGCCTTGGACAGCAGCGGCAGGATGGTGGTCCCCGCGTGGCCGCCCACGACCGGCACGTCGACGTCGGCCAGCGGGAGGCCCTTGGCCGCCGCGATGAACGCGTTGGCGCGGACCACGTCCAGGGTCGTGACGCCGAGCAGCTTCCGCGGGTCGTACGCGCCCTTCCGCTTGAGGACCTCGGCGGCGATCGGGACCGTGGAGTTCACCGGGTACGTGATGATGTGGATCAGCGCGCCCGGCGCGTGgtccgccaccgcctccacgAGCTCCTTCACGATGCCGGCGTTGACGCTGAACAGGTCGTCCGGCGTCATGCCGGgcttccggggcgcgccggcgggGATAACCACCACGTCCGCGCCGTCTAGGCTGCCGACGAGCTCATCTTTTCCGGTGAAGCCGGCGACCTCCACCTGCGTGTTGCAGTGGCTGAGATCGGCGGCGACACCGTTGACGTTGGCGGTGTCGTAGAGGTGCAGCGCCGAGACGAGCGGGGACATCTTGATCAGGAGCGAGAGCGGCTCCCCAATCCCACCCGCGGCGCCAAGGATGGCCACCTTGTagctgccggcgccggcctgGGCGACGATGACCCgcttcgccgcgccggcgcgtgGTCTTGGCACTCCCCACCTCAGAGTGGCAGAGGGCTGCCAGTGGGAGCTGGAAGCACTGAGTTGTCGCGCGTTGAAGGTACTGGCGCCACGCCGGAGCTGATGCTTCCTGCAAGGAACTGAAGCCAAGGATAGGGTTGCGGTTGCAGGCGCCGCCATTTTTTCGGATTCTGGGGAAACAATGCAGAAATGTTCAGTTGTTAAGATGTGATGAATCAATCTTATGTGGTACAGTAGAATTGAGAAATCAATAGCACAAAATGCTTTATCGAGTGCGCCAGCACTCTAGCGAGGCCCAATAATAACCAGCAGAATGATTCGGCCCATCCATGTTCCATAACCCAGTCGCGATCCGGATCCCGGCCTGCACATCGGCTGCCGACCCAGCAGCACCCCTCGCCGTCTCTCGCCCTGCACACCGGCGACGTCGATGACTCGACTCGGATAACCACCGCGCGGCACACACACTGACACACAGGCTCAGGCAGCCGGCAGCCCAGCTGGATTCACCATTTCCCAACTAACAGAGACCAGCCGGTTCCCAATATGTGGTCACCGAACGTCCGAACCCGTACAGGATGGCGACGACCGACGGCCGCCGGCAATTGCCGCGGCCGGCTCCACGCCGCCCGAACATTTGGAGGCTTCGCGCCGCCTCAGCCGCTCGCGCACACTGCACCCGAAAGCTTCGGCTCCGGCCATTTCATACGCGCGAAGAGCGAGCATACATACAAGCGGAACAAGGAACACTGCAGAGAACTAGAGAAGTAAGCAGGATATGGAGGGAAGAGCCGAGCACCTGACAGGAGAGCACGAGCGGTGGAGACGGAACCAGTGGCTGCTGCCCGTGGGCCGTGGCCAGCGGGAGGGAGAAGGCCACCCCACCACACAGCCGAGCGGTGTCAAGTCTCGGCTGTTTTGGCGATCTCACGGGAGCGGAGAGCCTACCAGAGCCAGAAGCCCAGATCTCTTTAGAATAGAAGAGGATAATAATTGTGGTTTTGGATTTTTTTCCCTAGCAGATATTTGAGCTAAAACGCGTGGGGGAGTTCACTATCTCCTGATCTAAATGTGCCAATAGCAGCAGTGCTTGCTGTCCAGGTCCAAACAATACAACGGCGTGAATCTTATCTTAGAGCAGCAGTATGTTCAGAGCtcttaatttgtttttttcctcgAATATTAAGGAAAGCTAcatatcattgtattaagaagaggAACTTTTAATTTACAGGAAGTaaaataattttattattgcgAATTAGatggtagttttttttttgaaaaaataggGTCCCTCCATCTTTCTTGTGTGTTTTTCCTTGTCTACAAGAAGAACGTGACTTGAAAGCAGAGCCGGTATTTTCATGGCCGGTCAAGCCACCAACCATCAACATCAGAGGATTAAGGACTCTTTCATTTCCTTCAGAGTATTGGTGAGTTCAAATATCCCCATCAGCATCCGAATATCCACCAGAGGATTGATCATTTTTAGATGGAGGGTAAAGGTGGAACATGCCCACACCACATCAGGTTCGCAAAATGAATGTAGTTGACCTTTGGTTTAGTTCATGGGTGGAGTACACTAATTCTTTCTCAAAATGGATGccggtgcccccccccccccccttttgtgTAACTCCATAGACATCATCATCGTAAGAAAGTAGTGTTCTCTTCAGGAAGGCACATAATTCACATAAGTAGAGTGTTTCCTCTGTCAAAAAATATAAGCCGTGGTCTGGATTGCCACGGTAAACTACAACGCTTAACAACGAAATCATAACCGTAGGAAAGTACTTTAAAATATGGACTTAGCTTTGTGCTTCTCCCTTGTAATCCCTGGCCACTGGGCCTAGCGAATTGTACTCGGCGCCCTCCACTGTCCGTTACCAGACTCGTCCGGAATCagtgacaaaaaaaatattttcataaaacaAAATTTACATTAGGTGATGCTAATTCTTGACCAAAGATTATAAGATTTCAATCTTAAAATATGTGTCACCATATCTATGttttaggatggagggagtatgaaaAACACCTTTCCCACTTACTTGCCTCTCCATTTGTCTCCTGGATCTTCAAACAACCTCATAGCAAAAAGATTCTCTAGTTTTCAAAAAAGTTTTCCTTAATTGAAGTATCGTCTCGAAAGTCGAAAGTACCTAACTGCCACTTCACCTTGACACGGCAGGGCAGGCAGGTAGCATCAGCCTGCTCAACCTTTTTGAGCCACAAGACTGAGAGCCTGAGAATTCAGACAAAAGTAGGCAAAGACAGGTGTTCATTCATGAATTCAAACAAATCGGGGTTGCTTACATATTTTTATCCAAATCGTCGGCCAGCTAACGCTTCACGAAGATAGGCATCCCTCACCAGAAGACCTCCATGGCGTCTCCCCATATATATAGAAACGGGAGATCCCTACCGCACATCTGTCATCATGCCACTCCAATCATTGACTTGATATGAGCGATTAATGAACAAAAAGGGTTACCACAAAATGAGTCCTTTCCTTCATATCATGAGCATTGTAGGGTCCGCTTGCCCTACTTGACCACGTTAGATGAATTCAGACAAACAATTTCATTTATGGAAGCCACGATATTGGGCATTTATAAAAACCCGCACGAAAAGAACTACTATTAGTACATTTTCTTAATTAGCAAAGGCGCATAGTATTGGTGTTCCTTTCCCTAGTGAGTTCTATCTTCAAATGAGGCTACGCCTGCTAATGGGGTTGAACCCGCCCCAAATCCGCCCCTACCCATATTTCAAGAGCTCTAACTACCACCCGCCCCGACCCGCCCCGTCGGCCCAATGCTccaacccaccccaacccgaAGTCACGACAAAAGATGATATGCGACTTACGCGCCGATCTACTACCATAGTGAACCTAATCAATGTGAAGGTGACGAGTATTGAGTACGAAGGTCTTAGTGAACCTGTGTCCCTTACCGCCATTCTCCCAGATCTGATACCGACAAGAAGGATGTTGCTATGTAAACAGATGAGGGAATGACGCTCATCCCGTGATAACTTCAATTGCTGTACCTTTTCTTCACAATTGAAAATACTGGAAACCCAGCACAAATGCACTCACCTGAAATTTGAGCACAGGCGTTCCAATCCTGCTATAACTATAACCCTCTGTCTCGGAACCAGAAATTTGCTAGGTAATGGCAAGTTTTCCTACGGTTTGAATAACACAAGGTAGGGAAACAAAATTTCACTAGGGAAATATAAAAGCCGCAGAGATACGAACGGATTCTAGTATTGAAAGCCGCTGATGAATCTTCTGATGGTTTACGCAACTCATTATAGAGTTTGGCACTGAACCGACATTTGACAGATCAGTTATCCGGTTGGGTAGCTTGAGTTCATaagtaaaaaataaaataaaatcaagAAGTCTAAGCAATACAAATTCTAGATGCTTCTCTTCTTAGTGTTTGGATCATGTCGGTGTTCGTGTGATTCAATAGCGTCATATTCGCAAAAACGCTTAGTCGTCTTGAGGTGTGAAACTTCATATATCAGTCATATATTGCATATCCCCTTAAACACTACAGATTGCAGCACTGCACTGCACTGGTGTGCGCGTATCAGCCTATTCTAGAAGTTCTGTGGGCCAGAAGAAGTGAAAGTTGAGCACTGTTGTCTGGCAGAAAACTTAATTTCAGCTAGCAGACATGTCTGAATCTAGTTTGGGATCTGCAGGCACACTTGGAAGGGGTTTTAATTGGGTCAGCTGCAGCGGTGGCTCCAGGAACTGTCAAACAAACTAAGCAATCGGTGAAAGTGCTCTTGTTATTGTACTAGCACTGCCAGCGACGAAAACGCGGCTGCCGCCACGACGAGGAGCCTGTTGATTGACGCGGCTGATGCTGTGGCTGGCGCTGTatgttggaaaaatagacaactgtaaATTTAATttccgaactagatttatcatgacgagaattaaacctaacatgcatgactctaacatacatgactctaacatactaatttccgaactagatttatcatgacgagaattaaacctaacatgcatgactctaacatacatgactctaacatactagacagtacgtatatcataaacatgatttcagaaaacatgattatgaaacagatctgatcacaTAATACGTACTGTGCAggagccgccgggaagacgaaaggtGCAGACGAGACGAATACGGTCCTTCGAACGGAGCGCAACAACCGgcgttgcagacgacggtacgccgcagctcctgatttggacggaggacgagccgtggcgaaaaaatgagcagtcgcgcttagcgcttcccaaaaatCTTATTCGCcatctcccggtgcaggatcacaagagcgagcggttccggagacctgcccccccgttcgccggtgcacgccggcgctcgggatggagaagactacggtggcggcgcagcaacgagaggaggcaaaaccctaactcagattagatcttcttatgaattcccaaaccttggggactccacgtataacgatctatggtgcactttttccatgagggaggtggtccgtatttaaagagagaaaaaccccctacaccctcgtccattagcaatacaggactaatagatggtgtacctcctcttagcgctaatgggcctttgagatttattaggattatttacatgggccaagcccataaatctaacaCTGGACTTGCTGGAAATATTGAGTCTGCGGATGGGCCCAGCAGCTCCAGCACAGCAGCTCTCGCCCAACCGAACAGGGCGGAGGTCGAACAATAAATTGATGAAGACAATTCATGAAAGCACTACTGTTGCTTCGTCATACAAGAAAAGCCCTAATCTCTAAAACACGAAACGCCATCCGACCTTAGGGATTCTCTGGCACCTCAGAGAACCACGTTGCCCAGAAAAGTAGCCGCCGTCGGATCGGGCCATCCAACGGCCATGGGAATCCTCCGCCTCATCCCGCacccgccttcgccgccgcagcACTCGGCCCCAGCCTGAGCCTCGCCGCGCGCTCCGCTCCTTGCCCTTGTTGCCGCCCCTGCTCTGCCGCTTGCCCGGCCCCTGCCTCGCCGCCCTCGTTCGTATCCAGCCTGCTGCGTTGACCCAACGTGCGAACGCGGCCTGTGACTAGGCACACAGGCTCGCGGCGCGCGTTGTGCGATGCTGCAGTGGCTCGGTGGGGGTAGGCGGCCAGGAGGCAAGTGGAGGACGGCCGCGCGCGCACCAGCTGCCCAAGGGCGCGGCGAAGCTCACCGGCCAAGCGCTGcgtggggagcggcggcgaggaggcggggcgacgacgtctggcggcggtggcgatggaGCTCCGTCGAGAGGACCCGCGGAAGGGGGATCGATCGGGTAAGGACCGGAATCGGTCCAGGAGAGCAAGGGGTAGCTCTCTTTGCAAGGAATTGAAGGAAGCCTCACCGGAGATGATGAAtcgagggcggccg
This window contains:
- the LOC120696236 gene encoding ribonuclease 1-like encodes the protein MMKLAVACGLVLLSSLLAVSSTAEQFDFFYFVQQWPGSFCDTWRGCCFPDTGKPAADFGIHGLWPNYATCHGRDDDAFSIVGRRGKCWPEYCEEEDGNALSPWEIRDLVASLSRSWPTLSCRGGDSFEFWSYEWKKHGTCSNLRPHDYFARALELKAAHNLTAILAGAGIVPSDTETYPMSGVGDAIAAATGATANLQCNRDKDGQTQLYQVFQCVDREAKNLIDCPLHMRSRCSGDRVKLPLF
- the LOC120696235 gene encoding ribonuclease 1-like; this translates as METSIAFVLLFSLLAVSSVAEKFDFFYLVQQWPGSFCDTRQGCCFPDTGKPAAEFGIHGLWPNYAKCGRGRGEELASAVLGEDDVAFFSGAVGRRGKCWPEFCDDGNALSLWEVRDLVASLNRNWPTLSCKSGRSFEFWSYEWKKHGTCSNLAQHDYFARALAIKAAYNLTAILAGAGIVPSDTATYSLSSVRDAIAQGTGFTANLECNRDADGNAQLFQVYQCVDRQGKKLIDCPLSMPTKCSSDQLKLPLF
- the LOC120694577 gene encoding malate dehydrogenase, chloroplastic-like, which gives rise to MAAPATATLSLASVPCRKHQLRRGASTFNARQLSASSSHWQPSATLRWGVPRPRAGAAKRVIVAQAGAGSYKVAILGAAGGIGEPLSLLIKMSPLVSALHLYDTANVNGVAADLSHCNTQVEVAGFTGKDELVGSLDGADVVVIPAGAPRKPGMTPDDLFSVNAGIVKELVEAVADHAPGALIHIITYPVNSTVPIAAEVLKRKGAYDPRKLLGVTTLDVVRANAFIAAAKGLPLADVDVPVVGGHAGTTILPLLSKARPKAAFTDEEVEELTARVQNAGTEVVEAMAGAESATLSMAYAEARFLEASLRGLDGDADVYECAYVQSQVVPELPFFASRVKLGREGVEEAVGSELRGLSDYEARALEALKPQLKASIDKGIAYVQQQQEAALN